One part of the Roseomonas gilardii genome encodes these proteins:
- a CDS encoding PadR family transcriptional regulator has translation MRHFFSHRRDPRGSDPRWPGQDGRGEARRFHRDFGDGERGGRGSGPFGRHGHHGGRHGGRGGRFFESGDLRLVLLRLIAERPRHGYELMEEIETRLGGAYRPSPGTIYPTLTLLEELGQIAVSATEGAKKLYAVTPEGERVLAEQKAEADALFARMDAAGGEAPAAGKLQILRAMHNLKLALRLRLGRGNLSEEQLRRIVEAIDATATRIERE, from the coding sequence ATGCGACATTTCTTCTCCCACCGCCGCGACCCCCGTGGCTCTGATCCCCGCTGGCCCGGTCAGGATGGCCGTGGCGAGGCCCGCCGCTTCCACCGCGACTTCGGCGACGGTGAGCGCGGCGGCCGTGGCTCCGGCCCCTTCGGCCGGCATGGCCATCATGGTGGCCGGCATGGTGGCCGTGGCGGCCGCTTCTTCGAGAGCGGCGACCTCCGCCTCGTCCTGTTGCGCCTGATCGCGGAGCGCCCGCGCCATGGCTACGAGCTGATGGAGGAGATCGAGACCCGGCTCGGCGGCGCCTACCGCCCCAGCCCAGGCACGATCTACCCGACCCTGACCTTGCTGGAGGAACTCGGCCAGATCGCCGTTTCCGCCACCGAGGGCGCCAAGAAGCTCTATGCCGTCACCCCGGAGGGCGAGCGCGTCCTGGCCGAACAGAAGGCGGAAGCGGATGCACTCTTCGCCCGCATGGATGCGGCCGGCGGCGAGGCTCCCGCGGCCGGCAAGTTGCAGATCCTCCGTGCCATGCATAACCTCAAGCTCGCCCTGCGGCTGCGTCTCGGTCGCGGCAACCTCTCCGAGGAACAGCTCCGCCGCATCGTGGAGGCCATCGACGCCACCGCGACACGGATCGAGCGGGAATAA